The proteins below are encoded in one region of Bufo gargarizans isolate SCDJY-AF-19 unplaced genomic scaffold, ASM1485885v1 fragScaff_scaffold_672_pilon, whole genome shotgun sequence:
- the LOC122922730 gene encoding histone H1B-like, with translation MAETAPAAAATPPPAEAAAKSKRQPKKSAAAGGAKKSKKPSGPSVSELLVTAVSASKERSGVSLAALKKALAAGGCDVEKNNSRIKVAIRALVTKGTLTQVKGSGASGSFKLNKKQQETKDKAAKKKPAAAKKPAATAAKKPAKSQKKPKKAPAKSPKKAKKPAAAKKAAKSPKKPKAAPKPKKLAKSPAKKAAKPKAAKSPAKKAAKAKKSAAKK, from the coding sequence ATGGCAGAGACCGCGCCAGCAGCCGCCGCTACTCCTCCTCCCGCCGAAGCGGCCGCCAAGTCCAAGAGGCAGCCGAAGAAATCCGCCGCTGCAGGGGGCGCCAAGAAAAGCAAGAAGCCGTCCGGTCCCAGCGTGTCCGAGCTCCTCGTCACAGCCGTGTCCGCCTCCAAGGAGCGCAGCGGGGTGTCTCTGGCCGCCCTGAAGAAGGCTCTGGCTGCAGGAGGATGCGATGTGGAGAAGAATAATAGCCGCATCAAGGTGGCCATCAGGGCTCTGGTCACCAAGGGGACCCTCACCCAGGTGAAGGGCAGCGGCGCCTCCGGCTCCTTCAAGCTCAACAagaagcagcaggagaccaagGACAAGGCGGCCAAGAAGAAGCCGGCGGCGGCCAAGAAACCTGCAGCTACTGCGGCCAAGAAACCCGCCAAATCCCAGAAGAAGCCCAAGAAGGCTCCGGCCAAGAGCCCGAAAAAGGCCAAGAAACCAGCCGCGGCCAAGAAAGCAGCCAAGAGCCCCAAGAAGCCGAAGGCTGCCCCCAAGCCCAAGAAGCTGGCCAAGAGTCCGGCTAAGAAGGCGGCCAAACCCAAGGCTGCCAAGAGTCCGGCTAAGAAAGCGGCGAAAGCCAAGAAGAGCGCGGCCAAGAAGTAA